TTCAGTTAAATTTAAAACTCGATAATAAGCCCgattttaaaaagaagaaagcaaTATTTTCACAAGTTTACTCcatcaaaagaaataacatgttgaaaaatataaatatgtgttttttttaaatattcagATGAGATGATCACGTAGTTTAATTATCGATAAAAGAATACCTTAGGACTATTGACAGGTGAGCTAGCAGTGTCTTCCAAATCAGGATCATTGATTTTCTTGTTTCTTGGTAATTTCTTCAAATTCAACTTCTTTGGAGAGTATTCATCATTCATAACtaatttattgtaatttatattacaataattattgttattccATGGAGCAATATTAGAAGCAGCATCAGATAATAAAGAATAACTATTAGGGctaaaatcatcatcataattttCCCTTTGATTATTCATTAATGAAAAATCCTCCAAATAAGTTGTCCATCcactttcttcttgttgttcaTCTTCATTTCttgatgataaattattttcactttggttcatttttttttttggaatatgTGTTTTGTGAAATTgagttgatattatattgtttgAGGGGATATatcatatagtatatatatattgaggaAAATAGgaaggaagaaaaaaagggGGCACATGGAATCTTGATGTGAGGGCAGGTGAAGGaagttaattaaaatacaaTTGTATCATTTAAATAGTTATTTTACTATATTTAGttgtaaaaattgaaaataaacaaacttattttaaaagtaaaaaaatgaaatttaaatattataattgtgTTTAATCATGAATACATATTAAAAAGATTAATATTTATGAGTAATATGGAGTGTAAATAATTTCGTGGTGTTTTTTTATATTCTGAATAGGCATATAACATAAACATGATCggttaattatttgattttagttatatttatgCCCTCCAATTGTAATTAGATGCATATTATTAGATacttaaaattgtattaaaattgaaCATGTAGACACACACATTTATATGACACAATAAACATACCGTAAAATGCATCATAGGACGTATATGCtaacttgttcaattttatatacatttaaatttatgtcaactaaaagaatataaatacaaactaaatcaaattaaattttttgtatatatagatTATGCCTTATgaagtattaattttaattttaattttatgatcaaatatattttttaaagtaaaactGCAAATAAACATGTTAATAAAAGTTCATGGCCAAACAAccaaaaagaaacaaacaaaagaGATAACGTGCAGAAATGGAAAAGAACTTTTCAAGGAAGATAGAGATATTTAGTTGACCTTGTTGATTAAAGTGTAACTATTTGcattattttactatatatttatCACTAGACGATTAgcttatgaaaatataatttgatcaatatatttaaatttgagagagttaatattttatatttattaatttagtttaCTTTGATCATgtcttattaaattatatttaagagtttgaattgatttaggctaaataagttattttaattgacttatgaatttttttatcaaaatatatttttgttttatatattagatatagtcataataataaaagagaaagaTATGAATTTGATAACaatacaaaattacaaattataGAAAAGAAACAATTGAATTAGATGTGGTAATAGTTGAGCGAGCTAGGTTATGGTCTACTGATTTATAGTTTATCTTGATTCAAATCGTTGCAATTTGATTAACTTTTGAAaagattaatattttattcattgatTAACACAATTTATTTTGATCCGTTCAAATTCAATTACACTCATCATTTGATACACAACTCATctttatttattagtattagtTTGATCTACTTTTTAAAATCTTCATTTTGTCTTAAAAGAAGCTATAGCAATACAAAGAATGTGATATATTCtaaatcaaaaattcaaaatattttttaaacacaTATTATTACATATCTTAAAGacctttaatttaaaaatttaatcaatatacATCTTAAAATCAATTAGTATTAGATCACATCTTATAAATTACAACGAAGGTCCTTTGTGATGACTCAAAGGTGGTCAACTATGTGATGATTCGGAATCAATCCCCTTTAGATGTATTTTGACTCAAGTTTACTGCATAAGGCTTGCCTAATGCTATTTCAGTCGAGATTGTGACAGTAATTATAACGATATGACAGAAGAAGTAATTGATCGGCGACATACTTGTCAAAATAAATAGTACCATTTCCAACTTGTCtaaatagaaggaaaaaaaaaaggtgctAATGATCTTGTGACtttatgtataattattttaatgtttgaagaaaaaaaacattaggTTTACTTGGGAAAAGTTACATGAATCATgccaatattttcttaatttgtgCAATTTATAATTGGGAAGAAACTATTGGTCTACAATGTATCCTTTTAATAAATAAGAGGAATGTTTAATTGTTTATTCTTtaatggaaaatataaaatctattaaaatattattataaaaagatCTGATTAAAACTTCTAACACAAgt
This portion of the Solanum pennellii chromosome 12, SPENNV200 genome encodes:
- the LOC107006891 gene encoding vascular-related unknown protein 1-like isoform X2, with the translated sequence MNQSENNLSSRNEDEQQEESGWTTYLEDFSLMNNQRENYDDDFSPNSYSLLSDAASNIAPWNNNNYCNINYNKLVMNDEYSPKKLNLKKLPRNKKINDPDLEDTASSPVNSPKGNEGSSKQFQEVHKVERGYTNLKKKGLCLVPLSMLVNYHG
- the LOC107006891 gene encoding vascular-related unknown protein 1-like isoform X1 encodes the protein MNQSENNLSSRNEDEQQEESGWTTYLEDFSLMNNQRENYDDDFSPNSYSLLSDAASNIAPWNNNNYCNINYNKLVMNDEYSPKKLNLKKLPRNKKINDPDLEDTASSPVNSPKVSKMEINYRRTKNSTGNFMGNEGSSKQFQEVHKVERGYTNLKKKGLCLVPLSMLVNYHG